One window of Bifidobacterium pseudocatenulatum DSM 20438 = JCM 1200 = LMG 10505 genomic DNA carries:
- the dnaK gene encoding molecular chaperone DnaK, whose product MGRAVGIDLGTTNSCIATLEGGQPTVIVNAEGARTTPSVVAFSKSGEILVGEVAKRQAVTNVDRTISSVKRHMGTDWTVEIDGKKWTPQEISAQVLMKLKRDAEAYLGEPVTDAVITCPAYFNDAQRQATKDAGTIAGLNVLRIINEPTAAALAYGLEKGKEDETILVFDLGGGTFDVSLLEIGKDDDGFSTIQVQATNGDNHLGGDDWDQKIIDWLVGEVKNKYGIDLSKDKIALQRLKEAAEQAKKELSSSSSTSISMQYLAMTPDGTPVHLDETLTRAHFESMTSDLLGRCRTPFNNVLHDAGIGVSDIDHVVLVGGSTRMPAVKELVKELTGGKEANQSVNPDEVVAVGAAVQSGVIKGDRKDVLLIDVTPLSLGIETKGGIMTKLIDRNTAIPTKRSEVFSTAEDNQPSVLIQVYQGEREFARDNKPLGTFELTGIAPAPRGVPQIEVTFDIDANGIVHVSAKDKGTGKEQSMTITGGSGLGKDEIDRMVKEAEAHEAEDKKRKEDAETRNQAESFAYQTEKLVNDNKDKLSDDVAKEVTDKVNELKEALKGEDIEKIKSAQSELMTSAQKIGQALYAQQGAADAAGAAGAAGSAPADDDVVDAEVVDDDDKDNK is encoded by the coding sequence ATGGGACGCGCAGTTGGCATCGATCTGGGTACTACTAATTCCTGCATCGCAACTCTTGAAGGTGGCCAGCCCACCGTTATCGTGAACGCTGAAGGCGCTCGCACCACGCCGTCCGTCGTGGCATTCAGCAAGTCCGGCGAGATCCTCGTCGGCGAAGTCGCCAAGCGTCAGGCCGTGACCAACGTCGACCGCACCATCAGCTCCGTCAAGCGCCACATGGGCACCGACTGGACCGTTGAAATCGACGGCAAGAAGTGGACTCCGCAGGAGATCTCCGCACAGGTGCTGATGAAGCTGAAGCGCGACGCCGAAGCCTACCTCGGCGAACCGGTCACCGACGCCGTGATCACCTGCCCGGCATACTTCAACGACGCTCAGCGTCAGGCCACCAAGGACGCCGGCACCATCGCAGGCCTGAACGTGCTGCGTATCATCAACGAGCCGACCGCAGCCGCACTGGCCTACGGCCTCGAAAAGGGCAAGGAAGACGAAACCATCCTGGTCTTCGACCTCGGTGGCGGCACTTTCGATGTGTCCCTGCTGGAGATCGGCAAGGACGACGACGGCTTCTCCACCATTCAGGTGCAGGCCACCAACGGCGACAACCACCTGGGCGGCGACGATTGGGATCAGAAGATCATCGACTGGCTCGTCGGCGAAGTCAAGAACAAGTACGGCATCGACCTGAGCAAGGACAAGATCGCCCTGCAGCGCCTGAAGGAAGCCGCAGAGCAGGCCAAGAAGGAGCTGAGCTCCTCTTCGAGCACCTCCATCTCCATGCAGTATCTGGCCATGACCCCTGACGGCACTCCGGTGCACCTGGACGAAACCCTGACCCGTGCCCACTTCGAGAGCATGACCTCCGACCTGCTGGGCCGCTGCCGCACCCCGTTCAACAACGTGCTGCACGACGCTGGCATCGGTGTTTCCGACATCGACCATGTGGTGCTCGTCGGCGGTTCCACTCGTATGCCGGCCGTCAAGGAGCTCGTCAAGGAGCTTACCGGCGGTAAGGAAGCCAACCAGTCCGTGAACCCGGATGAAGTCGTGGCCGTCGGCGCAGCCGTGCAGTCCGGCGTCATCAAGGGCGACCGCAAGGACGTGCTGCTCATCGACGTGACCCCGCTGTCCCTCGGCATCGAGACCAAGGGTGGCATCATGACCAAGCTCATCGACCGCAACACCGCCATTCCGACCAAGCGTTCCGAGGTCTTCTCCACCGCTGAAGACAACCAGCCGTCCGTGCTCATCCAGGTCTATCAGGGCGAGCGTGAGTTCGCTCGCGACAACAAGCCGCTGGGCACCTTCGAGCTGACCGGCATCGCTCCGGCTCCGCGTGGCGTTCCGCAGATCGAGGTCACCTTCGATATCGACGCCAACGGCATTGTGCACGTGTCCGCCAAGGACAAGGGCACCGGCAAGGAACAGTCCATGACCATCACCGGCGGTTCCGGCCTGGGCAAGGACGAAATCGACCGCATGGTCAAGGAAGCCGAAGCTCACGAAGCCGAAGACAAGAAGCGCAAGGAAGACGCCGAAACCCGCAACCAGGCCGAATCCTTCGCCTATCAGACCGAGAAGCTCGTCAACGACAATAAAGACAAGCTCTCCGACGATGTGGCCAAGGAAGTCACCGATAAGGTCAACGAGCTCAAGGAAGCCCTGAAGGGTGAGGACATTGAGAAGATCAAGTCCGCCCAGAGCGAGCTGATGACCTCCGCCCAGAAGATCGGCCAGGCCCTCTACGCACAGCAGGGTGCCGCCGATGCCGCAGGCGCCGCAGGTGCCGCCGGTTCCGCTCCCGCTGACGACGACGTGGTTGACGCCGAAGTCGTGGACGATGACGACAAGGACAACAAGTAA
- a CDS encoding AIM24 family protein, whose translation MRIYNLTDNDDAAIVAQQGIFQVMEWKRDFSVTYGSAMDAYYASEMNVRRRQLVCNLNGKTGAVVQAGAMQWTVGHVEVTTGVKGVGDFIGKLARGAVTNESAVKPEYVGNGVVVLEPTYRHVLLLDPSQMGGAITVNDGLFYACETTIQQHAVMVSRPSAMVAGGEGLFNLSLMGQGTVALESPVPASEIVTVDLENDELKVDGNFAIAWTNGLQFTVERSTKTLIGSAASGEGLVNVYRGTGRVLLAPVAANLANPNAGSGAA comes from the coding sequence GTGCGTATTTACAATCTGACGGATAATGACGATGCCGCAATTGTCGCGCAGCAGGGCATTTTCCAGGTCATGGAGTGGAAGCGCGATTTTTCCGTGACGTACGGCAGCGCCATGGACGCCTACTATGCGTCCGAAATGAACGTGCGCCGCCGTCAACTGGTCTGCAATCTCAATGGCAAGACCGGCGCGGTTGTGCAGGCGGGCGCCATGCAGTGGACCGTCGGCCATGTCGAAGTGACGACCGGTGTGAAGGGCGTTGGCGATTTCATCGGCAAGCTGGCGCGTGGCGCGGTCACCAACGAGTCCGCGGTCAAGCCGGAATACGTGGGCAATGGCGTGGTTGTGCTCGAACCGACCTACCGTCATGTGCTGCTGCTCGATCCGAGCCAGATGGGCGGCGCCATCACCGTGAACGACGGCCTGTTTTACGCTTGCGAAACCACGATTCAGCAGCATGCGGTTATGGTTTCGCGTCCGAGCGCGATGGTGGCCGGCGGCGAGGGCCTGTTCAACCTGTCGCTGATGGGCCAGGGAACGGTTGCGTTGGAGTCGCCGGTGCCCGCTTCCGAAATCGTGACCGTCGATTTGGAGAACGACGAGCTGAAGGTGGACGGCAATTTCGCGATCGCGTGGACGAACGGCCTGCAGTTCACGGTCGAGCGTTCCACGAAGACGCTGATCGGTTCGGCTGCGAGCGGCGAGGGCTTGGTCAACGTGTATCGCGGTACGGGTCGTGTGCTTCTCGCGCCGGTCGCCGCCAATCTGGCTAATCCGAACGCGGGTTCCGGTGCGGCCTGA
- a CDS encoding sulfite exporter TauE/SafE family protein encodes MKKSDISNISNAESVERAEESVRSSVQPSGKFGGKADRLFGADPAGLDESARGIAVLVIVGVAVGLLSGMFGIGGGTVIVPALVWLGLTQRNAAATSMLAIVPTSISGVISYATCGNVDWLAALLLFCGMFVGGQIGSWLLSRLPELVLRWIFVVFLVFVVVNQISFVPSRDQHIAMSALTGVCLVLLGVVIGILAGLLGIGGGALAVPALSMLFGASDLIARGTSLLAMFPNSITTSVANLKRRLVHVKAALIIGLVAAVTAPFGTWIAGAVSPRVGSILFACYLCVLLIRSLFVAVKATRSARASS; translated from the coding sequence ATGAAGAAATCGGATATTTCCAATATTTCGAATGCTGAAAGTGTTGAACGCGCTGAAGAAAGTGTGCGATCGAGTGTGCAACCGAGCGGGAAATTCGGCGGGAAAGCGGATCGACTGTTTGGTGCGGATCCTGCGGGACTCGACGAATCCGCGCGAGGCATTGCGGTGCTGGTGATCGTCGGCGTGGCAGTAGGACTGCTGTCAGGCATGTTCGGCATCGGCGGCGGCACCGTGATCGTGCCCGCGCTGGTATGGCTCGGACTGACGCAACGCAATGCGGCGGCGACGTCAATGCTTGCGATCGTACCGACCTCGATTTCCGGCGTCATTTCGTACGCGACTTGCGGAAACGTGGACTGGCTCGCCGCGCTGCTGCTGTTTTGCGGCATGTTTGTGGGCGGGCAGATTGGCAGCTGGCTGCTTTCGCGCTTGCCGGAACTTGTGCTGCGATGGATTTTCGTAGTGTTTCTCGTGTTTGTGGTGGTGAACCAGATAAGTTTTGTGCCGTCGCGCGACCAGCACATTGCGATGAGTGCGCTGACCGGAGTTTGCCTGGTGCTGCTGGGCGTGGTGATTGGCATATTGGCGGGACTGCTGGGGATTGGCGGCGGGGCGCTCGCCGTGCCCGCGCTATCGATGCTGTTCGGCGCTTCCGATCTGATTGCGCGAGGCACGTCGCTGCTGGCCATGTTTCCGAACTCGATCACGACGAGCGTGGCAAACCTGAAACGAAGGCTGGTGCATGTGAAGGCCGCGCTGATTATTGGCTTGGTGGCTGCCGTTACCGCGCCATTCGGTACGTGGATAGCGGGCGCGGTCTCGCCCCGCGTCGGATCGATTCTGTTCGCCTGCTACCTGTGCGTGCTCCTGATTCGCAGCCTCTTCGTAGCCGTCAAGGCCACTCGTTCCGCCCGCGCCTCTTCCTGA
- a CDS encoding class C sortase, whose protein sequence is MIGAICLIAYPTFSDWWNRMHQSYAVASYVEQTEDLSGEEKQHMLDAAHAYNEALAANGDRWHLTDEQKQTYENTLDITGTGIMGYVTIPRIKVKLPVYHGTSEGVLQIAAGHLAGTSLPVGGETTHAVISGHTGLPSAKLLTGLDELQKGDTFAFHVLDETYTYQVDQISVVLPSDISKLNIESGKDYATLITCTPYGVNSHRLLVRGHRIPNPKVPDATTYDEPGYMTAVAALVIGLLVSIIGFACVWLARLWRRGRIVKADRVAAGRHSSGRRA, encoded by the coding sequence ATGATCGGCGCGATCTGCCTCATCGCATACCCAACATTCAGCGACTGGTGGAACCGCATGCACCAGTCGTACGCCGTGGCAAGCTACGTGGAACAAACCGAAGATCTCTCCGGCGAAGAAAAACAGCACATGCTCGACGCGGCGCACGCCTACAACGAGGCGCTCGCGGCGAACGGCGACCGCTGGCACCTGACCGACGAGCAGAAGCAAACATACGAAAACACGCTCGACATAACCGGTACCGGCATCATGGGATACGTGACCATACCGCGCATCAAAGTGAAACTGCCCGTCTACCATGGCACCAGCGAAGGCGTGCTGCAAATCGCGGCAGGGCATTTGGCGGGAACGTCACTGCCCGTAGGCGGCGAAACCACGCATGCGGTGATTTCCGGGCATACCGGATTGCCCAGCGCGAAACTGCTCACCGGTCTCGACGAACTGCAAAAAGGCGACACGTTCGCATTCCACGTGCTCGACGAAACCTACACGTACCAGGTTGACCAAATTTCCGTAGTGCTGCCGAGCGACATCAGCAAACTCAACATCGAATCCGGCAAAGACTACGCGACGCTGATCACATGCACGCCATACGGGGTGAACTCGCACAGGCTGCTCGTGCGCGGGCATCGCATACCGAACCCGAAAGTGCCGGACGCGACCACGTACGACGAGCCGGGGTATATGACGGCTGTGGCGGCTCTTGTGATTGGGCTGCTCGTGTCGATCATTGGATTCGCGTGCGTATGGCTGGCACGGCTGTGGCGGCGCGGGCGCATCGTGAAAGCCGATCGCGTGGCTGCCGGGCGCCACTCGTCCGGCAGACGGGCGTAG
- a CDS encoding Cna B-type domain-containing protein, with the protein MKEHTIASRIVATCCAAAVACAAAICALTTRDAVAAPTDSASGSIAITYQRKSNDGADSNAGGASDSGAAGTGDFAIPGATFRLYKVGQVSSGANFEPVAPFTDSTAYPIDWSKVTGYDAQVYRDVANTLAGLIAANGASESAAVDSGETDKAGRLTFAGVEDGLYLVVSDSVKVEGAAGAAAVGGTADEDSYWQCASANMLVAMPQDGVSNGSRELAIEPKTECSTQLKPTLERTVRKVWNDRNDSDGKRPESITVKLLRDGVVFEEVKLNESNKWAHSWTGLSSAHQWAVVEASVPSGYTTLSDVEGDTTTITNTHTPPETPPAHTGSAVQSVAWMAAAICAAALVLLGVVRIARKREGEQ; encoded by the coding sequence ATGAAGGAACACACGATCGCAAGCCGCATCGTCGCAACATGCTGCGCAGCTGCCGTCGCATGTGCCGCCGCAATCTGTGCACTCACCACTCGCGATGCGGTTGCGGCGCCAACAGACTCTGCCAGCGGCAGCATCGCCATTACGTATCAACGCAAAAGCAATGACGGGGCTGACTCTAATGCGGGAGGCGCTTCCGATTCTGGAGCCGCTGGAACGGGCGATTTCGCCATTCCGGGAGCAACCTTCCGCCTATACAAAGTCGGGCAAGTCTCGTCCGGCGCAAACTTCGAACCCGTCGCACCATTCACCGACTCCACCGCATACCCGATCGACTGGTCGAAAGTAACCGGATATGACGCGCAAGTGTACCGCGACGTGGCCAACACGCTCGCCGGACTCATCGCGGCGAACGGGGCAAGCGAATCCGCAGCCGTGGACTCGGGCGAAACCGACAAAGCCGGGCGACTCACGTTCGCCGGCGTGGAAGACGGGCTGTATCTGGTCGTGTCCGATAGCGTGAAAGTCGAAGGCGCTGCTGGCGCGGCTGCTGTTGGCGGAACGGCCGACGAAGACTCCTACTGGCAGTGCGCTTCCGCCAACATGCTCGTCGCCATGCCGCAAGACGGCGTCTCCAACGGATCACGCGAACTCGCCATCGAGCCAAAAACCGAATGCTCCACCCAACTCAAGCCGACCCTGGAACGCACCGTGCGCAAAGTGTGGAACGATCGCAACGACTCCGACGGCAAGCGTCCCGAATCCATCACCGTGAAATTATTGCGTGACGGCGTGGTATTCGAAGAAGTGAAACTCAACGAGTCCAACAAGTGGGCACATTCGTGGACGGGACTTTCCTCCGCACACCAGTGGGCGGTGGTCGAAGCTTCCGTACCCAGCGGGTACACCACCCTCTCTGACGTGGAAGGCGACACCACCACCATCACCAACACGCACACGCCACCCGAAACCCCGCCCGCACACACCGGCTCGGCGGTACAGAGCGTGGCCTGGATGGCAGCCGCCATCTGCGCCGCAGCATTGGTACTCTTAGGCGTAGTGAGGATTGCGAGAAAGCGGGAAGGCGAACAGTAG
- a CDS encoding isopeptide-forming domain-containing fimbrial protein — protein sequence MNKVLKGLVAVAASAAMAVAGMFGAGTAMAANTYQITVPAEDTHTYSVYQIFTGSLSTDGTLGDVTAGKNFNENNGAGEGNANLTAAEAAVKIAALESTADDTTKLATISKFVDLSGAAFGSVSKDASLDAAAGYYLLKDSTAVTGDDASTLFIVRVNGPVTVNRKADKPTFEKKVKDINDSTGDTTGWQDSADYDVNDKVPFQLTATLPTDAADFAAYKTYKLVFHDTQSAGLTFNSESVVVKYEGKQLSADSYTLNTATTDNHTFDLTIADAKSVKGTDSKAITVAAGGKFTVEYTSTLNDQAVIGSTGNPNEASLEFSNNPNVGGEGETGETPKDKVIVFTYELDITKTFSDNGTPAENDLPKFKLYKYDEAQKDYATDLGEVTVVKGTDGKYTTSYKRIDDGKYKLVETHTPAGYNTAADKFFEITAEHDVDAADPKLISLKIDSTAGDTTTGVVATTIVNQKGSNLPSTGGMGTVMLYVAGVAVFVLAGATLVMALRRRNA from the coding sequence ATGAATAAGGTTCTCAAAGGCCTCGTCGCTGTGGCAGCATCCGCAGCCATGGCCGTCGCCGGCATGTTCGGCGCAGGCACCGCAATGGCAGCGAACACGTACCAGATTACTGTGCCGGCCGAAGATACGCACACCTACTCTGTGTATCAGATTTTCACCGGTTCTTTGAGCACGGACGGTACTCTGGGTGACGTCACCGCTGGCAAGAACTTCAATGAAAATAATGGTGCTGGCGAGGGAAACGCTAATTTGACTGCCGCCGAAGCTGCCGTCAAGATCGCTGCGCTTGAGAGCACTGCTGATGACACTACGAAGTTGGCAACCATTTCCAAGTTCGTTGATCTGAGCGGTGCTGCTTTCGGCTCGGTCTCCAAGGACGCCTCTCTTGATGCTGCCGCAGGTTACTACCTGCTGAAGGACAGCACCGCCGTGACTGGTGACGATGCTTCCACCCTGTTCATCGTGCGGGTCAATGGTCCGGTGACTGTGAACCGTAAGGCTGACAAGCCGACCTTTGAAAAGAAGGTCAAGGACATCAACGATTCCACTGGTGACACCACCGGATGGCAGGATTCCGCCGACTACGACGTGAATGACAAGGTGCCGTTCCAGCTGACCGCCACCCTGCCGACCGATGCGGCTGATTTCGCCGCATACAAGACCTACAAGCTGGTCTTCCACGATACTCAGTCCGCAGGTCTGACTTTCAATAGCGAATCCGTGGTTGTCAAGTATGAAGGCAAGCAGCTTAGCGCTGACTCCTACACTCTCAACACGGCTACTACCGATAATCACACCTTCGACCTCACCATTGCTGATGCAAAGTCCGTCAAGGGCACTGATAGCAAGGCAATCACCGTTGCTGCTGGCGGCAAGTTCACCGTCGAATACACTTCTACGCTGAATGATCAGGCTGTAATCGGCTCTACGGGTAACCCGAACGAGGCCTCCCTTGAGTTCTCCAACAACCCGAATGTTGGCGGCGAAGGCGAAACCGGCGAAACCCCTAAGGATAAGGTCATCGTGTTCACCTATGAGCTGGACATCACCAAGACCTTCAGCGATAACGGCACCCCGGCTGAGAATGACCTGCCGAAGTTCAAGCTCTACAAGTATGACGAGGCTCAGAAAGACTACGCCACTGATCTCGGTGAAGTGACCGTCGTCAAGGGCACGGATGGCAAGTACACTACCTCCTACAAGCGCATCGACGACGGCAAGTACAAGCTCGTGGAAACCCACACTCCGGCAGGCTACAACACCGCAGCGGATAAGTTCTTCGAAATCACTGCAGAGCATGACGTTGATGCTGCTGATCCGAAGCTGATCTCGCTCAAGATCGATTCGACTGCTGGCGATACGACCACCGGTGTTGTCGCCACCACCATCGTGAACCAGAAGGGCTCCAACCTGCCATCCACTGGTGGCATGGGCACGGTGATGCTGTATGTGGCTGGCGTGGCAGTGTTCGTGCTCGCTGGCGCAACCCTGGTCATGGCGCTGCGTCGCCGCAACGCCTGA